From a region of the Kwoniella mangroviensis CBS 8507 chromosome 1 map unlocalized Ctg01, whole genome shotgun sequence genome:
- a CDS encoding S-adenosylmethionine decarboxylase proenzyme gives MTLSLETPQEVLTSPGPFEGPEKLLEVWFAPSVDQLPQSGPSSSSNRPYRTSSKSNEELKGLRKVPKEVWEEMLDIVKCKVLSVVEGDEIDAYLLSESSLFVSPHLIILKTCGTTLNLLGLYRIIEIAKEWCGFTNVWRCFYSRKSFFFPERQQGPHKDWGDEVRFLDTVFGTAGAAYTVGPMNRDHWLLYLTSPNTVPNLPSSSSSPSSSITLPAPTSTALQSRSDGPSFQPTKYQDTTLEILMTHLAPSARSQFFNDDSNGTLKSGLELGKDISAKLGIDQLFSKSETELDSFGFDPCGYSANAVIGSGMPDSSKNPGGYFTIHVTPEDGWSYASFECNVPLPIAGTSTDPSSQEEEAIKRPELKELIRKVVNIFQPSRLSITLFVSTPATTSTNDGEEGEEEQQTETEQRAWKSFGTDLLGKGFVRKDRIGYEFDGYDLVFACFEKRGWEEPKGGNMTIGDHNGDA, from the exons ATGACATTATCACTCGAAACCCCTCAGGAGGTATTGACTTCCCCCGGACCATTTGAAGGTCCAGAAAAATTATTGGAAGTATGGTTCGCTCCTTCCGTCGATCAATTACCTCAATCTGGCCCATCATCCTCGAGTAACCGACCATATCGAACAAGCAGTAAGAGTAATGAGGAGTTAAAAGGGTTGAGAAAGGTGCCCAAGGAAGTTTGGGAAGAAATGTTGGATATTGTCAAATGCAAGGTATTGAGTGTTGTGGAAGGGGACGAAATCGATGCGTACTTGTTATC CGAATCATCTTTATTCGtctctcctcatctgataATCCTCAAAACATGCGGAACGACCCTAAACCTCCTGGGATTGTATAGGATAATTGAAATTGCCAAAGAATGGTGTGGTTTCACCAACGTCTGGCGATGTTTTTACAGTAGGAAaagtttcttcttcccagaGAGACAGCAGGGTCCTCACAAAGATTGGGGAGATGAAGTGAGGTTCTTAGATACTGTTTTTG GCACGGCCGGAGCAGCTTACACCGTCGGACCAATGAACCGAGACCATTGGTTACTCTACCTCACTTCGCCTAATACCGTCCCCAActtaccctcttcttcttcttctccttcttcctcaatcaCTCTACCTGCTCCTACTTCCACTGCTCTCCAGTCGAGATCCGACGGACCTTCATTCCAGCCTACCAAATACCAAGATACGACCCTCGAGATCCTCATGACCCACCTCGCTCCTTCGGCGAGATCGCAATTTTTCAACGACGATTCAAACGGTACTCTCAAATCAGGATTAGAACTAGGTAAAGATATATCAGCGAAATTGGGTATAGATCAGTTGTTTTCAAAAAGCGAGACGGAATTAGATTCATTCGGATTTGATCCTTGTGGATATTCAGCGAATGCCGTGATTGGTTCTGGGATGCCTGATTCTAGTAAAAATCCAGGAGGGTATTTTACGATCCATGTTACGCCTGAAGATGGTTGGTCATACGCTTCATTCGAATGTAATGTACCATTACCAATAGCGGGTACATCTACCGATCCTTcatctcaagaagaagaagcaatcAAGAGACCGGAATTGAAAGAGTTGATCAGAAAAGTAGTCAATATATTCCAGCCTTCAAGGTTATCAATCACACTTTTCGTTAGCACCCCAGCTACCACGTCCACCAACGACggggaggaaggagaagaggaacaacAGACAGAGACGGAACAGAGAGCATGGAAATCTTTCGGAACGGATTTACTAGGGAAGGGATTTGTAAGGAAAGATAGGATAGGGTACGAATTTGATGGATACGATTTGGTATTTGCATGTTTTGAGAAGAGGGGCTGGGAGGAACCGAAAGGTGGGAACATGACGATTGGAGATCATAATGGGGATGCATGA
- a CDS encoding methionine-tRNA ligase, which produces MRRHIPRLLSSFRPRPSTLSATRPTLIYNEIRCSSTSTATPDPSESQIPSLFTPSGEPSSSKPFYVTTPIFYVNASPHIGHLHSLLLTDVLARFSRLRRPDRKVIFATGTDEHGMKIQQAAKARGIGEQEFCDDVSERFRDLAKLANASNTDFIRTTEKRHQKAVEHFWQKLVDRGDIYKGTHSGWYSISDESFYAASQVTKRDSDGVIVALESGNEVIWEEETNWKFRLSAYKGFLNEWLSKPESVHPPSVRQHLLSQINSLEDLSVSRPKSRVKWGIPVPNDPDQSIYVWVDALINYLTVTGYPAPDEGWPADVHVVGKDITKFHAIHWPALLASASLSPPRRVIAHAHWTMGKSKMSKSKGNVVDPIQAMRDWSVDGVRWYLMRVGGSLTDDADYAPDQVEVHYRILADQFGNLLSRISGSKMLKKATRDLNLVTPESQDRDEELDRLLSGLRDEFENKMEVYGVSGACQTVMDVIAATNKLFTDLKPWSAEDGTKAIIYAYHSLRISSILLQPIIPTKSIEALDRLGVPSEQRTWNDAVWPQIKQISTEEVVERLKQGGREWKGKGHLFPLPDRGKQNLAE; this is translated from the exons ATGCGACGGCACATTCCTCGTCTGCTATCATCCTTTCGACCGAGGCCTTCAACACTTTCTGCGACCCGACCTACACTGATATATAATGAGATAAGGTGTTCCTCAACTTCTACTGCAACACCAGACCCCTCCGAATCTCAGATACCATCACTCTTCACACCTTCGGGAGaaccatcctcttcgaaaCCCTTTTACGTCACCACGCCCATCTTCTATGTTAATGCTT CCCCTCATATAGGACATTTACATTCCCTCCTGCTGACCGATGTCCTCGCTCGATTCTCCCGCTTGAGACGCCCAGATAGGAAAGTCATCTTCGCAACGGGCACGGACGAACATGGCATGAAGATACAACAGGCTGCTAAAGCGAGGGGAATTGGTGAACAAGAATTCTGTGATGATGTTTCAGAAAGGTTTCGA GATCTAGCTAAATTGGCTAATGCCTCGAATACCGATTTCATACGAACGACCGAAAAGAGACATCAGAAAGCAGTAGAGCATTTCTGG CAAAAGCTAGTAGACCGAGGCGATATATATAAAGGAACTCACTCAGGATGGTATTCAATATCGGACGAATCGTTCTACGCCGCTTCGCAGGTGACGAAAAGGGATTCTGACGGTGTGATAGTAGCGTTGGAAAGTGGAAATGAGGTGatatgggaggaagagaccAATTGGAAATTCAGGTTGTCAGCTTATAAAGGGTTTTTGAATGAGTGGTTGTCAAAGCcagagt CTGTTCATCCACCATCGGTCCGGCAACATCTCTTATCCCAGATAAATAGCCTCGAAGACTTATCTGTTTCAAGACCCAAATCAAGGGTGAAATGGGGTATACCCGTACCCAATGATCCTGATCAGTCGATATACGTCTGGGTAGATGCCTTGATCAACTACTTGACCGTTACTGGCTATCCAGCACCAGACGAGGGTTGGCCGGCGGACGTTCATGTCGTTGGTAAGGATATAACCAA GTTCCACGCCATACATTGGCCAGCTTTACTAGCTTCCGCGTCCTTATCGCCTCCTAGACGAGTCATAGCTCACGCTCATTGGACGATGGGTAAATCCAAAATGTCGAAATCCAAAGGGAATGTCGTGGACCCGATACAGGCAATGAGAGATTGGAGTGTAGATGGTGTGAGATGGTATCTCATGAGAGTCGGTGGTAGCTTGACGGACGATGCTG ACTATGCACCAGACCAAGTAGAAGTCCATTATCGGATCCTAGCGGATCAATTTGGAAATCTGCTATCTCGTATATCAGGTTCGAAGATGTTGAAAAAGGCTACCAGGGATTTAAATCTCGTGACGCCTGAGTCGCaagatagagatgaagaattggatagACTCCTCAGTGGATTAAgagatgagtttgagaaTAAGATGGAAGTCTACGGAGTTAGCGGAGCTTGTCAGACGGTTATGGATGTGATAGctgct ACGAACAAGTTATTTACCGATCTTAAACCATGGTCCGCTGAAGACGGTACCAAAGCGATAATCTACGCTTATCATTCCCTACGAATCTCTTCTATCTTGTTACAACCCATAATACCGACCAAGTCGATAGAAGCTTTAGACAGGCTTGGCGTGCCTTCCGAACAGAGGACATGGAATGATGCTGTCTGGCCGCAGATCAAACAGATCAGTacggaggaggtggtagagCGATTGAAGCAAGGTGGTAGGgaatggaaaggaaaaggtcaTCTATTCCCTTTGCCTGATAGAGGGAAACAAAATTTAGCGGAGTGA
- a CDS encoding calcium/proton exchanger — translation MLNPTPTTDPNSTPPRRVSFPVDPIDTSITPDSSTGPLTSSPPGSPTLPPRESNATPNGARRRTTTAPNRQVTLDSTPMSQRRQTTESNRSSNRRNPSFDPNASLVRRVTTVLFTPPKKVGKAPTYLGSIKAAIMSTWLNVLLVFIPIGWALYLAKHSGGKDSISDTAVFITTFIAIIPLAGLLGFATEEAALRLGQTLGGLLNATLGNAVELIVAILALIKCELQVVQSSLVGSILSNILLVLGMCFFAGGVKFAEQAIKSTAAQLNASLLLIAVIAVLIPSAFHFSISSSTSNTDADQLAQGEGADLLAMSHGVAILLLLLYLGYLVFQMYTHAAYYVDDDVTGSTAYPEAITNVSEKLRFRNFHRHKKTDEEEATTTASDSTVHSGNVTNAGGAVPATHGPSTVVPENLTVQRQHEQEEEEDDEETPQMNVVCTIGLMVLITVLVGVTAEFLVDSINGLVESHPSLSAEWVGLILLPIVGNAAEHFTAVSVSVKDKLDLSISVAVGSSIQIALFVIPVIQLLAWTIGKPMTLLFDPYESIVLFLSVLIVNQTLADGRSNWMEGLVLMMLYLIIAVSFWYYPGSSTATLLGCAESSSVVG, via the exons ATGCTCAACCCCACCCCTACAACCGATCCGAACTCCACTCCTCCCCGTCGTGTATCCTTCCCCGTCGACCCAATTGACACTTCCATCACTCCAGACTCATCAACCGGACCTCTCACCTCCTCACCTCCCGGATCACCCACCCTCCCTCCCAGAGAATCGAATGCAACCCCCAATGGAGCGAGACGACGAACTACAACCGCACCCAATAGACAGGTAACTCTAGATTCTACACCAATGAGTCAAAGGAGACAAACCACCGAATCAAACCGATCATCTAACAGAAGAAATCCCTCCTTCGACCCTAATGCGAGTCTCGTCAGGAGAGTCACAACTGTCTTGTTCACTCCTCCTAAGAAAGTGGGAAAGGCACCTACTTATTTGGGCAGTATAAAAGCTGCTATTATGAGTACTTGGTT GAACGTATTGCTGGTATTTATCCCTATTGGATGGGCTTTATACCTTGCTAAACATAGTGGTGGGAAAGACAGTATTTCAGATACAGCTGTTTTTATCACTACTTTCATCGCTATTATCCCTTTGG CTGGTTTACTGGGCTTCGCAACTGAAGAAGCTGCCTTGAGATTAGGACAGACACTTGGTGGTTTACTTAATGCTACGTTGGGTAATGCTGTGGAGTTGATCGTAGCTATCTTAGCTTTGATCAAG TGTGAATTACAAGTCGTACAATCCTCTTTGGTCGGTTCTATTCTCAGTAATATCCTATTAGTCCTAGGAAT GTGTTTCTTCGCGGGAGGAGTCAAATTTGCCgaacaagctatcaaatccACCGCTGCTCAACTCAACGCCTCTCTGCTTTTGATCGCAGTTATAGCTGTCCTGATTCCCTCGGCATTCCATTTctcaatcagctcaagtACTTCCAACACCGATGCCGACCAATTAGCCCAAGGTGAAGGTGCGGATCTGTTGGCGATGAGTCATGGAGTGGCAATATTGCTCTTATTGTTGTATTTGGGTTATTTGGTATTCCAAATGTATACCCATGCG GCCTACTACgtagatgacgatgtgaCTGGTTCGACCGCCTACCCAGAAGCTATCACCAACGTTTCTGAGAAACTCCGGTTCAGGAATTTCCATCGACACAAGAAGacggacgaagaggaagctaCCACCACTGCATCCGACTCGACGGTTCATTCTGGAAATGTCACTAATGCCGGTGGGGCTGTTCCTGCTACTCATGGACCTTCGACTGTCGTTCCTGAAAATCTCACTGTTCAGAGACAGcatgaacaggaagaggaggaagatgatgaggagacgCCACAGATGAATGTCGTTTGTACTATT GGATTGATGGTACTCATCACTGTGCTCGTCGGAGTTACTGCCGAGTTTTTGGTCGATTCGATCAACGGTCTGGTGGAGTCACACCCCTCTTTATCGGCAGAATGGGTTGGTCTTATCTTACTTCCCATT GTCGGTAATGCTGCAGAGCATTTCACTGCTGTATCAGTATCGGTGAAAGATAAACTCGATTTGTCAATCTCAGTAGCT GTCGGCTCATCGATCCAAATTGCTCTCTTTGTCATTCCGGTTATTCAATTATTGGCTTGGACAATCGGTAAACCCATGAC TTTACTATTCGATC CTTACGAATCGATCGTACTGTTCTTATCTGTTTTGATCGTCAACCAAACACTTGCCGATGGACGATCCAA CTGGATGGAAGGTCTAGTCCTGATGATGttatatctcatcatcgccGTGTCGTTCTGGTATTACCCT GGATCATCGACAGCTACTTTATTGGGATGTGCCGAGTCTTCCAGTGTGGTAGGATAG
- a CDS encoding prohibitin-2 produces the protein MNRSGGEAFARLAQQLNRARMQASGGGGRGAGGGGQFPGGPKGFLAGGGAIGVLLAGGIALNYSIFNVDGGHRAIKYSRVQGIRPDIYPEGTHLVLPWFESPIIYDVRAKPRNIASLTGTKDLQMVNITCRVLSRPSVNDLPTIYRELGTDYDERVLPSIVNEVLKSVVAQFNASQLITQREMVSRLVRENLTRRARRFNLILDDVSITHVAFSPEFTHAVEAKQVAQQIAQRAAFLVDQAIQEKQSIIVRAQGEARSAELIGEAVRTNKGFLQLRRLEAAREIAGTLAQSGNKVMLDAKSLLLNVADEDVINSTSKK, from the exons ATGAATagatcaggaggagaagcATTCGCGCGACTGGCGCAACAACTCAACAGGGCTAGGATGCAGGCCAGCGGCGGGGGTGGTCGGGGTGCAGGAGGGGGTGGTCAGTTCCCTGGTGGTCCCAAGGGGTTCTTAGCTGGAGGTGGAGCCATAGGAGTCTTACTTGCTGGTGGTATAGCTTTGAACTATAGTATTTTCAATG TCGATGGTGGTCATCGAGCGATCAAATACTCTAGAGTACAAGGTATAAGACCTGATATCTATCCTGAAGGTACCCATCTAGTG CTACCATGGTTCGAATCTCCCATTATATACGATGTTAGAGCCAAGCCTAGGAATATCGCTTCTTTGACTGGTACCAAGGATTTACAAATG GTCAACATCACTTGTAGAGTATTATCACGACCATCGGTAAATGATCTTCCCACCAT CTATCGAGAACTCGGAACAGACTACGACGAGCGAGTTCTCCCCTCCATCGTCAACGAAGTACTCAAATCTGTCGTCGCTCAATTCAACGCCTCTCAACTGATCACCCAGCGAGAAATGGTCTCTCGACTTGTTCGTGAGAACCTTACTCGTAGAGCAAGAcgattcaatctcatcttggaCGACGTATCTATCACTCATGTTGCTTTCTCACCTGAATTCACTCATGCCGTAGAAGCCAAGCAGGTAGCTCAACAGATCGCTCAACGAGCTGCATTCTTGGTAGATCAAGCTATTCAGGAGAAACAATCTATCATCGTTAGAGCTCAGGGTGAAGCTCGATCTGCCGAGTTGATCGGTGAAGCCGTGAGAACGAATAAGGGCTTCTTACAACTTAGAAGACTTGAAGCTGCTCGAGAGATCGCTGGGACCCTCGCGCAGAGTGGGAACAAGGTTATGTTGGATGCTAAGAGCTTGTTGTTGAatg TCGCCGATGAAGACGTGATCAACTCTACAAGCAAGAAATAA